A single genomic interval of Chryseobacterium paludis harbors:
- a CDS encoding non-ribosomal peptide synthetase family protein, with product MSNINSTSETQKNLTSVSLSPEDRYKLLNEFNDTSWSFQKEQTLVSLFQKQVSLHADHTAAIYQNQQITYRELDQKSNQLANILIAKGVTEGMFVPVWLDRSLEWIIAILGVLKTGAAYVPIDPAYPVKRVEYILNDTKAEIIITNHTLSQSFAGSKICQIFYLDQKEDLTNLSVQQPEVIPHYNALAYTIYTSGSTGNPKGVMITHESIQHLVSWHNSHFNVDHTSHLTLVAGLAFDISVWETWSALTAGATLFITDSEERTAASALVNFYHKNRITHGFVPTVLAPAVVAQTKNYGDLALQYLFTGGEKLKPVLTNGLSYELVDYYGPTECTVYATFKKVKDINGEYVSSIGKPIANAKAYILGNQMELLPIGATGELYISGILLAKGYLNNEELTSSKFIVNPFMETEKLYRTGDLARWTSEGDIQFLGRIDNQVKIRGFRVELGEIERTFDRLEGIQEAIVITKNTSGDNKYLTAFIVLKPNVEKNIALIRNQLKEELPGYMIPAQIIAIDKIPLTANGKTNTDLLQSLADKEAKELISHEPPTNETERIIADIWSSELELPIINMTDQFFDIGGNSLLVAIVAVALQEKLNVKVYLRDIYQYPVLRNLANVLIARAKEAREAIPLEDVEPYVELQQDVYLNSGTYFEDNFDPKKIEDPSAILLTGATGFVGIHLLQELLDTTTADIYCLVRAQDEFHAMEKIEKCFIQFHVPQNHEQRSRIIPVLGDLAAPSLGLSEEIFNMLATTIDLIYHSGSSVNFIEPYSYMKAPNVDGLREIIRLAGAQRTKCLALLSTISVYSWGHVFTGKKVMLESDDIEQNIVSVSKDIGYVRSKYVMEAIADLAAKEGLPLITYRLGYAMCHSESGASAPYQWWSGLVKNCIEFKSYPALTELREGLITVDYMTKSMAHITKNKNAIGKKFNLIANPETNLTLEGFFDLLKKNYPYQLSPLPYKEWRKHWENDSKNRLYPLTSLFKDNMHEGLSTVELYQHTYIWDCSNVQEFLKDSDIKEPVFDKPLLDSYLKYLGLHS from the coding sequence ATGTCAAACATCAATTCAACATCAGAAACACAAAAAAATTTAACCTCAGTTTCCCTATCTCCGGAAGACAGATATAAACTTCTAAATGAGTTTAATGACACCAGTTGGAGCTTCCAGAAAGAACAAACTTTGGTTTCTCTTTTCCAAAAACAAGTCAGTCTTCATGCAGATCATACAGCAGCCATCTATCAGAATCAACAAATAACCTACCGCGAGCTGGATCAGAAAAGCAATCAGCTTGCCAATATCCTGATCGCAAAAGGAGTAACAGAAGGTATGTTTGTTCCCGTCTGGCTCGACCGCTCACTGGAATGGATCATTGCCATTCTCGGAGTTTTAAAAACAGGTGCAGCTTATGTACCTATAGATCCGGCGTATCCTGTAAAACGTGTAGAATATATTCTTAATGATACTAAAGCAGAAATCATTATTACCAATCATACCCTCAGCCAATCATTTGCAGGAAGTAAAATCTGCCAGATTTTTTATCTCGATCAAAAAGAAGATCTCACAAATTTATCCGTTCAACAACCGGAGGTTATCCCCCATTACAATGCCCTTGCTTATACAATTTATACCTCTGGCTCAACAGGAAATCCTAAAGGAGTAATGATTACTCATGAAAGCATCCAGCATTTAGTATCCTGGCATAACAGTCATTTTAATGTAGATCATACTTCTCATCTAACTCTGGTTGCAGGATTAGCATTTGATATATCAGTATGGGAAACCTGGTCAGCCCTTACTGCGGGTGCAACTCTTTTTATAACAGATAGTGAAGAAAGGACTGCCGCTTCAGCATTGGTTAACTTTTATCACAAGAACAGAATTACTCACGGTTTCGTACCTACTGTTTTAGCTCCGGCAGTTGTAGCACAGACTAAAAATTACGGTGACCTTGCACTGCAATATCTTTTCACAGGAGGTGAAAAACTTAAACCGGTACTTACCAACGGATTAAGCTATGAGCTTGTTGATTATTACGGACCTACAGAATGTACAGTTTATGCTACTTTTAAAAAGGTAAAAGATATTAATGGAGAATATGTTTCTTCAATTGGTAAACCAATAGCCAATGCTAAAGCTTATATTCTGGGAAACCAAATGGAACTATTGCCGATAGGTGCAACTGGAGAACTGTATATTAGTGGAATTTTATTAGCTAAAGGATATCTTAATAATGAAGAACTCACCTCTTCAAAGTTCATTGTTAATCCTTTTATGGAAACTGAAAAACTGTATCGTACAGGAGATCTTGCCAGATGGACTTCAGAGGGAGATATTCAATTTCTTGGAAGAATTGATAATCAGGTGAAAATTAGAGGATTCCGTGTTGAATTAGGAGAAATAGAACGCACCTTTGACCGGTTGGAGGGAATACAGGAAGCAATAGTAATCACAAAAAACACTTCAGGAGATAACAAATACCTAACTGCTTTTATTGTTTTAAAACCTAATGTGGAAAAAAACATTGCACTGATCAGAAATCAGCTCAAAGAGGAATTGCCAGGGTATATGATTCCCGCACAGATTATTGCTATTGATAAAATACCATTAACGGCCAATGGAAAAACAAATACTGATCTTTTACAGAGCTTAGCTGATAAGGAAGCTAAGGAACTTATCTCCCACGAACCACCAACAAATGAGACCGAAAGAATTATCGCAGATATTTGGTCATCAGAACTAGAACTTCCCATCATTAATATGACAGATCAGTTCTTTGATATTGGCGGAAATTCTCTTTTAGTAGCTATTGTAGCTGTTGCATTACAGGAAAAATTAAATGTAAAAGTATACCTACGCGATATTTATCAATATCCTGTCTTACGAAATCTCGCCAATGTACTGATAGCCCGTGCTAAGGAAGCAAGGGAGGCAATTCCTCTCGAAGATGTGGAGCCTTATGTTGAATTACAGCAAGATGTCTATCTGAATTCCGGAACCTATTTTGAGGATAATTTTGATCCAAAAAAAATTGAAGATCCATCAGCAATATTATTGACCGGTGCCACAGGATTTGTAGGAATTCATCTTTTACAGGAACTTTTAGATACAACTACCGCAGATATTTATTGTCTGGTAAGAGCCCAGGATGAATTTCATGCAATGGAAAAAATAGAAAAGTGTTTTATTCAATTTCATGTCCCTCAAAACCATGAACAGCGATCAAGAATTATCCCTGTTTTAGGTGATCTGGCAGCACCTTCGCTCGGATTATCAGAGGAAATATTTAATATGCTGGCAACAACTATTGATCTGATTTATCATTCCGGTAGTTCCGTAAACTTTATTGAGCCTTATTCTTATATGAAAGCTCCCAATGTTGATGGGCTCAGAGAAATTATAAGACTTGCAGGAGCTCAAAGAACAAAATGCCTTGCTTTGTTATCTACTATTTCTGTTTACAGTTGGGGACATGTGTTTACCGGAAAAAAAGTAATGCTGGAATCTGATGATATTGAACAAAACATTGTATCAGTAAGTAAAGATATCGGCTATGTCAGAAGTAAGTACGTAATGGAAGCCATAGCCGATCTGGCTGCAAAAGAAGGTCTCCCATTAATTACTTATCGTCTGGGATATGCAATGTGCCATAGTGAATCCGGAGCAAGTGCGCCCTATCAGTGGTGGTCGGGTCTGGTGAAAAACTGTATTGAATTTAAGTCTTATCCTGCATTAACAGAGTTAAGAGAAGGTTTGATAACAGTTGACTATATGACTAAATCAATGGCTCATATTACAAAAAATAAAAATGCCATCGGAAAGAAATTCAATCTGATTGCCAACCCGGAGACCAATCTGACCTTGGAAGGTTTCTTTGACCTGCTTAAAAAAAATTACCCCTACCAGCTTAGCCCCCTTCCCTATAAAGAATGGCGAAAACATTGGGAGAATGACAGCAAAAACAGATTATATCCATTGACAAGTTTGTTTAAAGATAATATGCACGAAGGTTTGTCTACGGTGGAACTTTATCAGCATACTTACATTTGGGACTGTTCAAATGTACAGGAGTTCCTCAAAGATTCTGATATTAAAGAACCTGTG